In Thermoleophilia bacterium, one DNA window encodes the following:
- a CDS encoding GYD domain-containing protein, with amino-acid sequence MPTYILLSTLSPHGAGTIKANPQRVKEVNEEIEQMGAKVIQQWAVLGPYDFVNIVEAPDEKVIARVSVELAARGTAHFQTLTAIPVDEFLALLK; translated from the coding sequence GTGCCCACCTACATCTTGCTGAGCACGCTCAGCCCCCACGGGGCGGGCACGATCAAGGCGAACCCCCAGCGGGTTAAGGAAGTGAACGAAGAGATCGAGCAGATGGGCGCGAAGGTCATCCAGCAGTGGGCCGTCCTCGGTCCCTACGACTTCGTGAACATCGTCGAGGCCCCGGACGAGAAGGTCATCGCCCGGGTGTCGGTCGAACTCGCGGCGCGTGGAACGGCGCACTTCCAGACGCTCACGGCCATTCCGGTCGACGAGTTCCTCGCCCTCCTCAAATGA